The genomic segment ATACatggtgggtctgaagaagggtttcggcccgaaacgttgcctatttccttcgatccatagatgctgcctcacccgctgagtttctccagcacttttgtccaccttcgattttccagcatctgcagttcctttttaaacatacGTGGTAGGTTCTATCCCCCGGGAATGATTGCAAATCCCATTGGTTTTTTACTAATCAATGCTGATGGAATCAGTTATGGTTCAATCAATGTTgattggcagcatctcaggagagaaggaataggtgacgtttcgtgacgagacacttcttcagacggagagtcagggcagatggaaacgtgagatatagacggtgatgtggagagatatagaacaaatgaatgaaagatatatgcaaaaaagtaatcggTGATAAAGGGAATGGGCTAttgttggagcccacaatggtcagtTGTTGGCTGTGGCATAGTAGAAGAGTTTCAGACAATTAAACTCACCTGGTTGACAGTGAAAcagcgactagggtggggggggagagggggtgcaagaattacttaaagttagagaaatcaatacttatactgctgggttgttccgtctctccagagatgctgcctgtcccgctgagttactccagctttttctgtctatctgttGGTACAGCTGCAGCGAGTCTCCCCGTCTCGGCTCCGGGATCAGAGGcagagtaactcaggcaacatctctggagaacatgaacaggtggcGTGTGTGCATAGTGTCCGttaagagacaaaatgctggagtaactcagcgggacaggcagcatctctggagagaaggaatgggtgacgtttctggtcgagacctttcttcagactgagagtctcccctgaacttcagtctgaagaagggtccctagccGAAAGCTCgcacattccatctctccagagacgctgcctgttccgctgagttactccagcactttgcgtcttgttgcatgttatccagcacctgcagttccttgtgtacacAGAGATTTGCGGAGTTTATTGGAGATCGAGCTGGGTGGGGGCGGGACCGCCCCGTGGCGCCGCCCAGGTGAAGGGCAGCGCCGGCGGTTCATTCACACCTGGGCAGGTGagcggagcacctggagcggCGCGGAGTCCGGGCAGGCAAGCGGGCCGGGGACGGGACGGGACAGGACAGGCGCAACTCGCAGACACTCTGAGCTCCAGCGCTACCATGGGCGACGTTGCTCCGCAGTCGTGGTGGAAGTTCGCCTTCATGCGCAAGAAGGGCGGCTCGAAGGTGCTGAGCGAGTTGGCGGTGGAGCCGAGCAACACTGACAGCTCCGACCGAGAGGCCAGGGGCGACCCGCAGCTGGAGGCCAGGCTGGAGAAGATTGTGGACAAAAGCACCAAGGGCCGGCACGTCAGGGTCTCGCACTCCGGACGCTtcaaggagaagaagaagattcgCTCGAGTCTGTCGGAAAATCCCGGCTTCTACAGTCAGACGGAGACCGCGAGCAGCGCCGAGCCGTGAGCCgcccgcctgcctgcctgcccgccttccatccatccacccacccaccgacTGTCGCGGCGACCGACTCCGACACTGGACTGTGCGGGGCTCCCAGCACCAGGGCTCCGGGCAGGCCTGGCAGAGAACCCGCAACATCACCAGCATTTGGGCTGATTCGACAACAACGCGCGCAAAGGGTTAACGTCCATGCACTTGACTCCAGCACCGTtttggtaaacctgcatctgcagttccacttgATGGAGTCACCCGGAATGTAATCAAGGGGTTAACTCGCCGCTGCTCTCGGAGTTCATTTCCCGAGACCAACATGTAAAGATCGGAAGAAACTTCACTGCCCGAAGTGGACAGACTATTTCAAAAACAAACAGCGCCAAGACTGACTTCTCAAAAGTCTCTTTTCACAAAGTAATTGAACTTTGGAAAACATATGGATTTTCTAGAGTGTGATTTTTGGGGACTGGCGCGAAATGAACACTGCACGGTGCTGTCCGGGGTGGGAGAAaaccggggagggagggggtgggaaagaaCTGTTCTCtcgccagtctgactgtccccgatgtgttttcaccttctcccagctttccttgactcctccccccccccccccatccgcttTGATGTCCCGTTAtcgcaccttacacttccttatctctgtgtcttcccctcccctggctctcagtctgaagaaggatctcgacccgaaacgtcacccattccttctctccagagatgctgcctgtcccgctgagttactccagcattttgtctcttaaCGGacactgtgtgtgtatatatatatatatgtgtgtgtgtgtgagagagggtttTTATCCGTCTATAAATCTCACAAGTTCTGCATGTAAGTGACTCGATGCTTGTAATTAGCAAAGTGtgatgtttttcttttttttgggggggggtggggggagtgagaaCAAGATAATGTttcaagtaaaaataaaaatattggatTATGTTTAGACAACAACCACGGCTTGGAAAAAAATATAGTGTCACGGGAACTGAGTTTTGGCGGCGTACCAAATGTTTGTGGCTGCTATCGCGGGAGATGTCGATAATTGTGGTGTTTGATTGACAAAGGGTTCTTGAGATCCCTTGACAAATATTTAATTAAAACCAGAATTTGCAGATCTACATCTTGGTGTCGAAGTGTTTTTTGCTAACGCTCCTTGTCAGGCACCTTGGGCG from the Amblyraja radiata isolate CabotCenter1 chromosome 16, sAmbRad1.1.pri, whole genome shotgun sequence genome contains:
- the prr15l gene encoding proline-rich protein 15-like protein, giving the protein MGDVAPQSWWKFAFMRKKGGSKVLSELAVEPSNTDSSDREARGDPQLEARLEKIVDKSTKGRHVRVSHSGRFKEKKKIRSSLSENPGFYSQTETASSAEP